CTACCGACCGGGGCACGCCGACCACACGTGGGACGCGAAGTTCGGCTTCCGCGACCACAGAGGCGGGGGCCGCTCGAGCGCGCGCGAGACGGTGGCCCGCGTGGCGGCGGGCGCCATCGCCAAGAAGCTCCTCCGCGAGGCCTGCGGGACCGAGGTGCTCGGCTACGTCAGGCAGGTCGGGCACCTCGTCGCGGACGTGCCGGACCCGACCGCCGTCACCCTCGCCCAGGTCGAGGCGAACATGGTGCGCTGCCCGGACCCGGCCCAGGCGGAGGCGATGATCGCGCTCATCGAGGCGGTTCGAAAAGACCAGGACTCCATCGGCGGGGTCGGGGAGATCGTCTGCAAGGACGTGCCGGCCGGGCTCGGGGAGCCGGTCTTCGACAAGCTGAAGGCCGACCTCGCCAAGGCGCTCTTCTCGCTGCCGGCGGTGCTCGGCGTCGAGTACGGCAGCGGCTTCTCGGCCGCGACCCTGCGGGGCTCCGAGAACAACGACCTCTACCAGCCGGGAGATCCCGCTCGCCTCCGCACGGCCACCAACCGCCACGGCGGCATGCTCGGCGGGATCTCGAGCGGCATGCCCATCGTGATGCGCGCGGTGGTCAAGCCGACCAGCTCCATCCCCAAGCCGCAGAGCACCGTGAACCGCGCGGGCGAGGCGGCCGAGATCCGCACCAAGGGCCGCCATGACCCTTGCTTGCTACCCCGTTTCGTGCCGATGGCCGAGGCGATGGTCGCGCTCACCCTCGCCGATCACTGGCTCCGCTGGCGCGCGCAGCGTCCGATCGACTGAGAGGCGCGTTCGGGATGCGCTCGAGCAGTCCGTCGCCAAAGACGCGGTCGAGGCGCAGCCGCTCGAGGTGCACGTACCCGATGTGGCAGCCGCAGGTGGCGTTGGGGCACGGCGCGGGCGCGTCGTCGAGGCGCAGGCTTCCGTCGTAGAGGTTCCCGCGCGGGGCGTCGGTGAAGTGGCAGCGCCGCGCGTTTCCGTCGCCGTCCACGCTGAGCACGCTGTGGCCGGCCCGACACGCGTGTCCGCGGCTCGGGTGGCGGACGTTGTTCCAGCCGAACAGAGGGTCCACGGCCATCAGCCGGGCGAGGGTCGTGTCGTCGTAGTACGCGGGCGCCCGCTTGTAGGCGTTGACCCAGACGTAGACGTCGGGCGGGAGCGCGGCCCGCAGCGCCTCGGCCTCGTCGACGTGCTCGCGCAGGCCGACCACCCCCACGCTGAAGCGGACATGCATCTCGCGCAGCGCCTCACACCGGGCGAGGAAGCGCGCGCGCGAGGTCTGGTCCGGGTGGTAGGTGCACCAGAGCGCGACCCGGTCTCGCGCGGCCTCGCGCAGGAAGTCGAGGGGCGCGTGCAGGTTGGTCTGGATGGCCACGCGGCGCAGGTGCGGCAAGTGGCTCAGCCGCACGATGGCGTCGCGGTACCAGCGGCGGACCAGCGCCTCGCCCCAGGGCGTGAAGAAGACCGAGGTCTCGTCCCGGCGCGCCTCGACCCAGGACACGAAGCGGTCCAGCGCGTCTCGGTCCCGGGCCAGCTCCGCCGGCGACTCCTTGCGCTTGGCGAAGGGACAATATTCGCAAGCATAGTTGCAGCTCGAGAGCGGGCCGCGGTAGAGCAGGCTCAGCGCCACGCGAAGGCCTCCATGCGCGCCTTGATCTCGGCGGAGTAGAGCCATGGGCCGATCGCGTCCGAGCGCTCCAGGCCGGCCGCGGTCGGCACCAGCCGCCCCTGCGCCTCGACGAGCCAGCCACGCCGCTCGAGCTCGGAGAGCGGCAGCTCGAGGCGTGGGTCGCGGCCGAAGCGCGCCACGAAGCGGTCGAGCGCGAGTCCGTCGCGGTGCAGGATCGACATGAGCACGTGGCGGCGGACGCGGTCCGCGCGCGACAGCGCGACGCCGTGATGCGCCTCCGCGAGCTGGGCCGCA
This region of Sandaracinaceae bacterium genomic DNA includes:
- a CDS encoding STM4011 family radical SAM protein — its product is MALSLLYRGPLSSCNYACEYCPFAKRKESPAELARDRDALDRFVSWVEARRDETSVFFTPWGEALVRRWYRDAIVRLSHLPHLRRVAIQTNLHAPLDFLREAARDRVALWCTYHPDQTSRARFLARCEALREMHVRFSVGVVGLREHVDEAEALRAALPPDVYVWVNAYKRAPAYYDDTTLARLMAVDPLFGWNNVRHPSRGHACRAGHSVLSVDGDGNARRCHFTDAPRGNLYDGSLRLDDAPAPCPNATCGCHIGYVHLERLRLDRVFGDGLLERIPNAPLSRSDAARASGASDRRG
- the aroC gene encoding chorismate synthase, encoding MAGSTLGTLFRVTTAGESHGPGNVVIVDGCPPGLALSVDDLEPDLQRRRPGQSKIVTQRKEPDAPEILSGVFEGKTTGTPIAILVRNADQRSRDYSEIQDLYRPGHADHTWDAKFGFRDHRGGGRSSARETVARVAAGAIAKKLLREACGTEVLGYVRQVGHLVADVPDPTAVTLAQVEANMVRCPDPAQAEAMIALIEAVRKDQDSIGGVGEIVCKDVPAGLGEPVFDKLKADLAKALFSLPAVLGVEYGSGFSAATLRGSENNDLYQPGDPARLRTATNRHGGMLGGISSGMPIVMRAVVKPTSSIPKPQSTVNRAGEAAEIRTKGRHDPCLLPRFVPMAEAMVALTLADHWLRWRAQRPID